The Tardiphaga alba genome includes a window with the following:
- a CDS encoding glycosyltransferase family 4 protein encodes MTSTLTLGLRARNAAPAPRRYQICLIHPFDPRGQKVGGLETYIRDFITFHPADTDLLFVGVDSVGDLKLGEIRRLTFRGRDFDFMPILHYSDQQAREAAKTIRSSLTGQFFSALLRHFIPVSRLIRQRGCTIDLRRVEFSWLPTLLRRPYVQMLHGEGAPKLQMDSLLKKYSFVHNFGERFAVSTSSHFLCVNPFITERLKGTYPAHRDKIDTLWTWVNTDIFKPQPFPGSTDPFRVIFAGRLDEFKDPPLMFRTIARLREKLNGKLEFHYIGTSDPHRFPEFAAIEDITVRHGFKDALGMASTLASAHAGILTSEFEGMPRCVLETLAVGRPTVAVHLPQLESVIDDGPSGYLIPRSSSRDEMVEALADRFVEVRDSIDAGTLDPMRVADAIANFTPATQLARVYTYHQQIQDGRGLSMTPSPAQ; translated from the coding sequence CGCTATCAGATCTGCCTGATCCACCCTTTCGATCCGCGCGGTCAAAAGGTCGGCGGGCTCGAGACCTATATCCGCGACTTCATCACCTTCCATCCCGCCGATACTGATCTGCTGTTTGTCGGCGTCGACTCCGTCGGTGATCTCAAGCTCGGTGAAATCCGGCGGCTCACCTTCCGGGGCCGCGACTTCGATTTCATGCCGATCCTGCATTACAGCGACCAGCAGGCGCGCGAGGCGGCAAAGACGATCCGCTCCTCGCTCACCGGCCAGTTCTTCTCGGCGCTGCTGCGCCATTTCATTCCGGTATCACGCTTGATCCGCCAGCGCGGCTGCACCATCGACCTGCGCCGCGTGGAGTTTTCATGGCTGCCGACGCTGCTGCGTCGTCCCTATGTGCAGATGCTGCATGGCGAGGGCGCACCGAAGCTGCAGATGGATTCGCTGCTGAAGAAATATTCCTTCGTGCATAATTTCGGCGAGCGCTTCGCCGTTTCCACCAGTTCGCACTTCCTCTGCGTCAACCCGTTCATCACCGAGCGGCTGAAGGGCACCTATCCCGCCCATCGCGACAAGATCGATACGCTGTGGACCTGGGTAAACACCGACATCTTCAAGCCGCAGCCTTTCCCGGGTAGCACCGATCCCTTCCGCGTGATCTTTGCGGGTCGTCTCGACGAGTTCAAGGATCCACCGCTGATGTTCCGCACCATCGCGCGGTTGCGCGAGAAGCTAAACGGGAAGCTCGAATTCCATTACATCGGCACCAGCGATCCGCATCGTTTCCCGGAATTCGCCGCCATCGAAGACATCACCGTGCGTCACGGCTTCAAGGATGCGCTCGGCATGGCATCGACGCTGGCGAGCGCACATGCCGGCATCCTGACGTCGGAATTCGAGGGCATGCCGCGCTGCGTGCTCGAGACGCTCGCCGTCGGGCGGCCCACCGTCGCCGTGCATCTGCCGCAACTCGAATCGGTGATCGATGACGGCCCGAGCGGCTATCTGATCCCGCGCAGCTCCTCGCGCGACGAGATGGTGGAAGCGCTGGCCGACCGGTTCGTCGAAGTGCGCGACAGCATCGATGCCGGCACGCTCGATCCCATGCGCGTGGCCGATGCCATCGCCAATTTCACCCCGGCGACGCAGCTGGCGCGTGTCTACACCTATCACCAGCAGATCCAGGACGGCCGCGGGCTCTCGATGACCCCATCACCCGCGCAGTGA
- a CDS encoding glycosyltransferase family 4 protein, with protein sequence MNILLLSSEYAPMRGGIGTYAREIATAATQLGAKVTLVAPDYAQDTSDDDRASPFAVHRFSGGLHSARDLPAKIMLARSRIGAAPFDVVHAADWPFFIPVALARGRTPARVLMTVHGTEINETQTTLKRLAIRCSGVFGPRTEVAANSRFTRDLFREKFAIDNSRIHAIRLGVSDFWSGRRMDRATVRAHREIAPDRIVMITVARITRRKGHHLTLAALAQLPDELRRRITWLVIGPEGEADYVDDVRRMIRHSDCDVRLLGALSNEEIRDLYGAADFFCLTGLPESSGRVEGFGLVYLEAGAAGLPSVASDIGGVPDAVLAGGSGLLVQPRIDVITSVIQQLADDGELRTRLAAGARRHAQDLSWERCAAETYRLPRRASPIEALSA encoded by the coding sequence GTGAATATCCTGCTGTTGTCCAGTGAATACGCCCCGATGCGGGGCGGCATCGGCACCTATGCGCGCGAGATCGCAACCGCCGCGACGCAGCTCGGCGCCAAAGTGACTTTGGTCGCGCCCGATTACGCGCAGGACACGTCGGATGACGATCGCGCCTCGCCGTTTGCGGTGCATCGCTTCAGCGGCGGCCTGCATTCGGCCCGCGACCTGCCCGCCAAGATCATGCTGGCGCGCAGCCGCATCGGCGCCGCGCCGTTCGATGTGGTGCATGCGGCCGACTGGCCGTTCTTCATTCCCGTCGCGCTGGCGCGCGGACGCACGCCGGCGCGCGTCCTGATGACCGTGCACGGCACCGAAATCAACGAAACGCAGACCACGCTGAAGCGTCTTGCGATCCGCTGCAGCGGCGTGTTCGGCCCGCGGACCGAAGTGGCCGCCAACAGCCGCTTCACCCGCGATCTGTTTCGCGAAAAATTCGCTATCGACAACAGCCGTATTCACGCAATCCGCCTCGGCGTGTCGGACTTTTGGTCCGGTCGCCGCATGGACCGCGCAACGGTGCGCGCGCATCGCGAGATCGCGCCGGACCGGATCGTCATGATCACGGTCGCGCGGATCACGCGCCGCAAGGGACATCACCTAACGCTTGCGGCATTGGCGCAATTGCCCGACGAATTACGCCGCCGCATCACCTGGCTGGTCATCGGCCCCGAGGGCGAAGCCGATTATGTGGACGATGTCCGCCGCATGATCCGCCATTCGGATTGCGACGTGCGGCTACTCGGCGCGCTGTCGAATGAGGAGATCCGCGATCTCTACGGCGCCGCCGACTTCTTCTGTCTCACCGGCCTGCCGGAATCCTCAGGCCGCGTCGAAGGTTTTGGCCTCGTCTATCTCGAAGCCGGCGCCGCGGGCCTGCCGAGCGTCGCCAGCGATATCGGCGGCGTTCCGGATGCCGTGCTGGCCGGCGGATCCGGCCTGCTGGTGCAGCCGCGGATCGACGTGATCACCAGCGTCATCCAGCAGCTTGCCGATGACGGCGAATTGCGCACCCGCCTCGCCGCTGGCGCACGCAGGCATGCGCAGGACCTGTCATGGGAACGATGCGCGGCCGAAACCTATCGGCTGCCGCGGCGAGCATCGCCGATCGAGGCGCTGTCGGCATGA